The DNA sequence GAAAAAATTGAAGGACTAACCAAATATAAAGATTTAGTAAGAAAAAGAGATTTAAAGAAGGGGGAGGATACTCTCTCTTTTTCTTATCCAAAAAGTTTAAGCAGAAATATAAAAGAAGAATGCTACATTGAAACTAAATTTAATTTTTATGTTATTAAAGAAATTGATAATTCCGATAAGGATTGGATAAATGTAGTTGCAAAAGTAAATACAGAAGATTTAAAGTCAAAAACATTTCCTCATTTTGAGATGGTAAATAGCTATCTTAAAGATACTTTAAATTTAGCTTTAGCGGGCACAGAGTGGACTATAGGGCACAATAATATAGTTAAAAGAAGAACTGTGAGAGTAAGCAACAAAACACCTTTGGAGGTTATAGACGAGATAAGGAAGGTTTATAGAGCTGAAATTTTCTTTGATGCAATAAATAAAAAAGTAAATGTATATGAACAGCTTGGAGAAGATAAAGGCGATTTCTTCATGGAGGATATAAACCTTAAATCTTTGAACATATCCTCTGATAGTTATGATTATGTAACTAGATTAATTCCTCTAGGTAAAGATGGGCTAACTATAGAAGAAATAAATAACGGTAAAAAATACGTAGAAAACTATCAATACAGCGATAAAATTATCTATGCCACATGGGAGGATAATAGATATACAGTAGTAGAAAATTTAAAAGAAGATGCTATAGCTAAGTTAGAAGAATTATCGAAGCCGTATAAGAGCTATGAAGCTGATGTAATAGATTTAAGAGGTGCTAATTTAGGGGATACAATAACATTAATATCAAAGGAAAATGAAGTAAAAGAAAAACAAAGAGTAGTAAAAATAACAGAATACATTGATGAACCTTGGAAAAATAAAGTCGAAATAGCCAATAAAACTTATACATTCGAGGAAATGCAAAGTGAAGTTATGGACACAGTTGAAACGGCCGACACAGTCCTAACGTCAGACGGAATGGTAGATGAAAGTAAAATTGACTTTAACCCCATTCGTCAAGAATTTGTAACAATAATAGCAGAAAAAGCAGATATAAGAGACCTAAACGCTGCAGTTGCTCGTATAGGTACACTAGAAGCAACGAAAGCAAACATCACCGATTTAGAAGCAGTAAATGCACGTATAGACAATTTATACGCAGAAGATTTAAAAGCAGTCAATGCTGAAATAACATATCTAAAAGGTAACATAGCAGAAATTGACACTATACTATCTAAAGAAATATTTGTTGAACTAGCAGAAGTGGGTAAGATTGTAGCTGGGTCTAGTATAATTGCCGATGGAGCAATAGGAGACGCACAAATCAGCTATTTAACTGCTGGTAAAATTGTATCGGGTACTATTGATACTAGCTTTGTTACTGTGGCTGGAGCAGATGGGAAATTAAACATTACTGGAAATAGATTGCAAGTTATCCACGAAGGGTTGGAAAGAGTAGCCTTAGGTGATGTAAATAGAGATGGAACTGTGTATGGATTGAGAGTTAGGGGAGAAGATGGTGAGACTGTACTATTTGACGAAAGAGGTATTACAAGAGAAGGAATAACTGAAGGTAGTATTGATGATAGCAAAGTAGGAGACGACGCTAATATTAAGGGGCATAAACTAGATATAAATAGTGTCATAAGGGAAGTAAATGACGAAGGAACAGAAACTATAAAAGGAACGCGTGTACAGGTAGGAGATAGAACACTTGATGTGGAGCTATCAACGATACAATCGAATATAGATAGTATTGAAATTGGTGGGAGGAATTTTGTTAGAAATAGTGGTGTGGAAGGTGGATTTGATGAGGAGATAGAAACTACCTCCGAGGGAGATTTTGAGGTTGAAAATGAGTGGGGGAGGAAT is a window from the Tissierellales bacterium genome containing:
- a CDS encoding phage tail protein — translated: MLKLYNVNKEKIEGLTKYKDLVRKRDLKKGEDTLSFSYPKSLSRNIKEECYIETKFNFYVIKEIDNSDKDWINVVAKVNTEDLKSKTFPHFEMVNSYLKDTLNLALAGTEWTIGHNNIVKRRTVRVSNKTPLEVIDEIRKVYRAEIFFDAINKKVNVYEQLGEDKGDFFMEDINLKSLNISSDSYDYVTRLIPLGKDGLTIEEINNGKKYVENYQYSDKIIYATWEDNRYTVVENLKEDAIAKLEELSKPYKSYEADVIDLRGANLGDTITLISKENEVKEKQRVVKITEYIDEPWKNKVEIANKTYTFEEMQSEVMDTVETADTVLTSDGMVDESKIDFNPIRQEFVTIIAEKADIRDLNAAVARIGTLEATKANITDLEAVNARIDNLYAEDLKAVNAEITYLKGNIAEIDTILSKEIFVELAEVGKIVAGSSIIADGAIGDAQISYLTAGKIVSGTIDTSFVTVAGADGKLNITGNRLQVIHEGLERVALGDVNRDGTVYGLRVRGEDGETVLFDERGITREGITEGSIDDSKVGDDANIKGHKLDINSVIREVNDEGTETIKGTRVQVGDRTLDVELSTIQSNIDSIEIGGRNFVRNSGVEGGFDEEIETTSEGDFEVENEWGRNLVGNFNLREWTAQNGIIKPSSGGLSYVVKLEFDKNYVLHRNNTDNNNRFQLYFYDLDVDDENEILGVIPSKTLYRDGSLIVNFNSNNYRWLVIYVTNQKRVDDIGRGKIKLEKGSTATPWTPAPEDFNNLKGAKYNLSTKLKKNQYYTISLDGNFNESDFIGIWLGNNKFIGYLDEDNKITFKSNIDIDDDYIIVKSLSEKGNINWIKLEKGNKATDWTPAPEDFTAEITHQRALIQALDDKILLKVDRQEFTQYKSTTDENIGLINTQLTKNTSSIDILQEQIKLKVEQVDIENAIADMEIGGRNLLRGTSSYYQTFFMSNVWWEPLPNSERKTLYEWGVSPGDTLTLRIYINPVNGYGGNARFSFYRADGTYTQPTGNKITANTGEGYSVLTTIIPDECTEMAVGIQNEVQNTGTTYDVDIKEAKLEKGNKATDWTPAPEDVDAEFTKINTQLAEINIDLNNITSRVQETETDLTNVTNKVTILEQTAEDFAISIRKYEDGIFEGATYTFDGQNATFRGAGLKIQNNFGADVLWGDIQGN